The window GGACATTCTTGCAATACAGAAAATTAATGGGACACTTAACTTAAACTAGCCCAACtgtgaaactagacaaatataAAATTTTGTAAAACCCAACTGAGACAGAAAGGTTTCTACAATTGTTTTTATACAAGCAATCCCTTACAGTCCAGGCCTCCTGGACTCCATAGCAAGGCGCAGGAGCTATACTCTGAGGCCAGGTCCCTAGATTCTGTGGTGCTCTGGTGGAAACTCTGCTGCAGCttcaaataaattttaaaatggaggtttttactgaattaaatatgaaattgAATCATATAATCAGTGCAGCAGTTTCAGTGCTGTTTTCATTGATTAACAGATTCCTAGGCCAAAAGGGACCAATgcgatcatgtagtctgacctcctgcgtaacGCAGGtcttaaaacttccccaaaataattccttacgAGCTATGCTGTTCCCATACTTCCATTTTTCAATGTGCTGccgatttatttttttaaattgataatGCATAACTGCATCACAGTTGTCATGGGGAGACTAAAGGATTTGGAAACTAGGCAGAGATAACTTCACTTCTGGCACCAAGGGGGACAGTGTAGGAAATTGTGGGATAAACACGCTCGCTGGGTATTTCTGCTACAATAATCAACAGTGAACTAAGTTAATATTGATATGTTGAttgtaggtttcagagttaacacctCACTAAGATGAATGGGACATTTCACACTTCTGAGCTATTGTTTCAAGTTGTCTGAATCAGGCAGATGCGGCTGTGCTGCTTACATTCTGTTCATGTTTataaggttttctttgcaatcaCGAGGGCCAGAAATAGTTTGCTTAAAAGGAAGTGTGGCTACTGGAACACCAATCTGCAGCAAAGGTTGAATTTGCTGTGAATACCCTAGTCTCACGCCACAAACTCTGCCTATACTGTTggaacccaaacactgcagcactGAGACAGCAAAAGTGAAAGCATCTATAAGCAGAAGCTAACATGACAATTAATTTGCAATATTCAAGCTAAGAAATATGCAAAAAGGAAACAAGCAGCATAAAACCATGACAAgtacattacattttttaaattctctctcttttaataatCTGTGGTGCTATTAGTAGCACAGGTAATGAAGGTAATGTCTgtttaaaacatgatttttttaagttGACATGCATCACTTTAATTTActttaaaagtcttgagaactTAAATTTGTCCTTGTGATCCATACCTAAAGAGCTTGTTTGTATTACCCAATATGATTGCAGAGAAGGGCCTCAAAAGGTTCAATATAGCAACTAAACATACGAAAACAACAGCAGCTTGTATTTATATAaaacagaggtgagcaaactatggcccaagGGCCACAACCAACCCGGTTCCTGAGCTCCTGGCACAGCAGGCTAGCCCCTCAGCCCCTCCActgctgttcccctcccccacagcctcagctcactgtgccaccagcacaatgctctgggcctTGGGGCTGAAAGCTCctgtggggcagcacagctgaagAGCCacagcctgacccggtgctctgtgctgcacagtggtaTGGCTGGCTTCAGCCGTGCAGCACaactgcctgtcctggtgctccggGCAGCGCAGCTGTAGTGTCGCCAGCCagcggtgctccaggcagtgcagtaagggggcagggaggttggatagagggcaggtgagttttggggggggggggggtcagggcagtcagagggaggggaacaggggggttgaatgggggcagggctcccaGAGAGGAagtcagaaaggagagggggggttggatggggcagcggggggtagtcaggggcaggggttccagaggcagtcaggggatggaggggtggatggggcagaggtcctggggagccatcaggggacaggaaacacggggggttggatggagcaggagttccagggggaccaaatagggggcaggggctgggccacgcCTGACTGTTTCAGGAGGcatagcctcccctaaccggccctccatacaattttggaaactcgATGTGGCCCTCAcgccaaaaagtttgccacccTGACATAAAACCTTCCATCAAAGAAGGCTTCACCAATGGTAATTGTGAAGGTAAGGATTAGGTATAGGCAGAGAGGGAGCTAGTGGcatgatttttcacagttgctctgCATCCATGCTCCTTGTTGAAGTAGGTGGCAGCTGTGAGCACTCAGTATCTTTCCAAATCAAGCCATAAGTGATTGacctaaagtcacacaggaagtccaggGCAAAGTTAGGGAGAAAACTCGGATGTTCTGACACTGAGTCCTGTGCTTTAATCATAAGTTCATAGAAATACCTTCTTATGACTATACACAACAGCATTAATAAAAGGGGCTAAGTAACCCAATTGCAATTGTAGCCCACAAATATACCTCTTCCCGCCTCCCACGCCATCCTTATCCCACTGAACCGCTTTTTCTATGCACATCCCCAATACAGCCAACTCCCTTAGGAGCTGACTGCCTTCCAACAACTCCCATGCCCCAGCAGGAGCTGAGTTAACAGCAAGTTTCCCCAAATCCAGCAAGAAATGTTTCTTAACATTTTCTCTGAGTGTGAGGGAAAAATGGGAGCAAACATTAAATAAACAGAGAAGAAAACCAAGACCAGTTAGTATGATGATCAGGCCAGCCCTCTTCTGCAGTATTCTCTCTCCAGCTGCATGCTATTTCCTACAGGAGCTACTGCATTACAGGGGAACCCCTGATTCTAACTCACTGTGTGCCACCCCCAGAATCTAACCTGTACTACAGGAGCTCCTCTGCTTTCCGCATCCACCCCAGCGCTCTGCTCTCTAGATCAGATCTGTGCTTGAGCATCACAGAAGTTCCTCATCTCTCCCTGTGCTGCAGTAATACAGGAGcattgtggggagagagagcagacCCCCTCCCACAGAGGCTGAGTGCATAAGTAGTAAGGGGTTTCGCTTCAAACACACTTATTTTCAAGGCAAGGGAATTTAAAATGGATAAGATTATCACCATGAGAGTTTACAGAACAGCCTAAGCACTTCAACCCCTGGCTCATAGaggccccaacacacacagccaTTGTTGGGCTGGTCCCTTCTCTTTTTGCCACTAACTTTTCTATCTCGGGGGGAATCAGACACACACCAGCATGGAAAAAAAGAAGAGGCTGTTTTGTCCACATGGTACAGAGGGGCAATCAGCCCCTATCCACCTCCCCCGCAATGCAGCTCTTATCCCCCTTCACAACACCCCTAGGTTCTCCCCTATTGCATCCCGCTCTCCTGGGATCTCCCTGCATcttccctgccagccacgtccCTTGTATCCCCCTTGCACCACCCTGTCCACTGCATCcgcttctgccctgcacccccttgctTAACCCTGCCCCAGCTCGCCCACTGaacacccccccccgcaccctctctgggtctcccccttgCTTTGCACTCCCCAACTTCTCAGGCCAAAAAGTGCCCGCAACTTTCCCAGGCGCTCCCCACCCTGCAGCGCCGGCGCTGGACTCACCGGGTCCCGGGGGGGAAGCTGGGCCGGGTCCTGGGGGAGCTGGGATCGCACCGCGGGACGCGGCTCTaggctctggctgctgccagcGGAAacagggggaggggccggggttgcggagcggggaggagctggggggagctgctgctCGGGAGGAGGCGCCGGCTGCGGCCCCGCGGAGCGGCAACCCGCGCTCTGCCCGGGGCGGTGGCGAGCAGCGTGTCCCGTGCCCCTCCCGGGGCTCTTCGCTCCCCCGGGGAGCGGGGCGCTCTCGGCGGGCCGGGCCAGGGCGTTCCCCGCGGGTGCAGACTGGCAGGGAGCTGCgagcgcccgcccgccccgcagaggggccctgagcatgtgagcgCTTAACCCCGGGGGGCCGGGCTCGCTGCTGCCTGACGCTAGGGGCCGGCCTGAGTCTGGAGCCTGCACGGCGGCGGCAGCGGGCTCCGACCATGTCGCCTGTCCCAGGATCGGCGCCTGACCCTGGGCCCCCTTAACCTCCAGAAAGGGACTGGAGCCTGCCAAGGCCCCTCAGCCGCTTCCATCCCTTGCCCCTATTGCAGGGCTTTGGGCAGGCCATCTCCCCCACAGCTCGCTCGCTGGGGAAGGgtctccccacagctgccagctGGAGCCTCCTTCGCACCAATCCCACCCCATCAGCCCTCAGGCTGCCCTAGTTCTTGTAGcccagagacctggtgggataatagGCATgattggtgtggatgggtacagcctgctcaggaaggataggtagggaaaaagggaggaagtgttgctttatatattaaaaatggacATGCTTGGACTGAAGTGGAGatagaaataggagacagacttgttgaacgTCTCTGGGTTAGAATAAAAGGCATAAAAAACCAAGGGTAATGTcatactacagaccacctaaccaggaagaagcggtggatgaggctttttttaaagagCTAAAAAAATTATCCAAAGCAGAGAActtggtgatgggggacttcaactacttaGACATctattgggaaaataacacagcagggcacaaatTGTCCAATAAGGTTTTGGAATATattggagaccattttttatttgagagggtggagaaagctactaggggagagatTTGATTTTGACCAATGGGGAGgaactgagaatttgaaagtggaaggcagcttgggtgaaagtgatcatgaaatgatagagttcatgattctaaggaatggtaggagggagaagagcaaaataaagataatggatttcaagaaggcagactttagcaaacttagggagttggtaggtaagatcccatgggaagcaagtctgaggggaaaaacaactgaagacagttggcagtttttcaaagagatattATTAAGGATACAAGAGTAAACTATCCCGCtacgtaggaaagataggaagtatggcaagagaccaccctggcttaaccaggagatcttcagttaTATAAAAATCCAAAAGAGTCCTGCAAAAactggaaactaggtcagattacagaggatgaatataaacaaataacacaagtatgtagggacaaaattagacaGGCGAGGCACAAAACAGGGTCAAACTAGCCAGAGACATAAAGgggaacaagaaaacattctacaaatacattagaagcaagagaaagaccaaggacagggtaggcttgTTATTCAatgagggaagaaagaaaataacagaaaatgtggaaatggcagaagaaggaggagggagaaaaatgacttctttgttttggttttcaccaagaaggttggtggtgattggacgtctaacatagtgaatgtcagtgaaaatgaggtaggatcagaggctaaaagagggaaagaacaagttaaaaattacttagacaagttagatgtcttcaagtcactaaggcctgatgaaatgtatcctagaatactcaaggggcTGACTgcagagatatctgagccattagtgattatctttgaacagtcatggaagatgggagagattctagaagactggaaaacAGCAAGTAAGTGCCAAGCTATAAAATAAGGTAAATGACAAcctgaggaattacagaccagtcaacttaacttctCTACCAGGAAAGATAATAGCACAAATAATTAAGCATTATTAAATATTGTCTAGAAGACAATAAATAGAGTGTTAAGTAAcagatggatttgtcaagaacaaatgtcaaaccaacctgatagctttctttgacatggTAACACAAGCCTTGTAGATGGGGGGCGGGAGCagtagacgtgatatatcttgactttagtaaagcttttgatgctgtctcacatgatcttctaataaacaaactagggaacctagttggagctactataaggtaggtgcagaactggttggaaaaccattcccagagagtagttacactgctctacagccaaaatgcttctgaaataaatgtagtccaactttactaattctgggtcactgaacgaaaatgatgcttaaaattgttgattggctctagtttcaagatatgctattgagtcagtatatacgactcttaacttgggaatggtggaggataagtgagttataaagggaaggatctcaatttaaaccagaaatgactaaaatacatctttgactggatctataaataaatctatgactgggtttggacagtacttgctttttaggcaaaacaatgaatgatgcaatctgaagctggtattgcgtcgtgcgtgatatgaattgcatcatgttattcctagaagtcatggatgttccgtgaccgtcaaaaggatcttgtcccattcttcttgatggaaggtgatcttgtagcctgcaacaacatcgatggtgtgatggcagccctcaacaCCGTTCCCGATCCAGATGAGTGGAGACTGTTCGTTGATTCATCGAAGACgagtcttaaagctgttttgctgcataatggcaatgttttgccatcaattccagttggtcatgcagtccatatgaaggaaacctatgacaacatgaaacaacttttgaggtgcataaactatgaccaacatcagtggcagctttgtggcgatttgaaggttgttgctctcttgcttggtctgcagactggatacacaaagtactgctgttttctctgcgaATGGGATAGTCGTGCAAGAGATTCCCACTACATCAAGAAAGATTGGCCACTCCGACAGTCactggagcctgggaggaaaagtgttcagcatccaccacttgttaaatcaaggaagattttgttaccacccttacacatcaagctgggtctgatgaagaactttgtcaaggccattgacaaaacacaagcagctttcaagtacctccatggaaaatttccaaggttaagtgaagctaagataaaggaaggtgtctttgttggtcctcagattcgtgaacttctttgagatgatgcatttgaccatgcactgcgtggcaaggaaaagacggcatggaaagcctacctgttagtggcaataaattttctcggaaacaacaaggcagacaactacaggttgtttgtggaaaacctcctcaaggcatacaaaagccttggttgcaacatgtcactaaagatacattttttgcactctcatctagatttttttccacctaactgcggagcagtgagcgacgagcacggcgagcgatttcaccaggacattgcaacaatggagaaacactatcagggcaaatggagcccatcaatgcttgcagactattgctggacattgacaagagatgctccatttaatgaatacaagagccaagccaagaagcgccgagtagacactgagtaggactaaactatgtacataatagttttttgccttttgtttcataatacattttatttatataacccttttgctgatttttaaagtgttacataaataggacaggtgaaatattatcatgtaaagcaaccataaacacatgaaaagacctaggtttacaatttatgattaaaagtctactatctacacaatatacatagacataaaatgtaaaaacttaaatatcttagaaacagtagccaatcagttgttttaattgtcatatttgaattcagcacatcaaaatacataataaatagcacattttatctctgaagcagacgacatctcaaaaattatagaccagtgttatcagtggttcacagtcaggctggaagggcataacgagtggggtcccacaggtatcagttctgggtccagttctgttcaatatctttatcaattatttagctaatggcatagagagtgtacttacaaagtttgtggatgacaccaagctgggaggggttgcaagtgctttggagaataggattaaaattcaaaatgatctggacaaactggagaaatggtctgaagtaaacaggatgaaattcaataaggacaaatgcgaagtactgcacttaggaaggaacaatcagttacacatatacaaaatgggaaatgacttcctaggaagaagtactgcagaaagggatctgggggtcatagtggaccacaagttaaatcTGAGTCAACACTGT of the Gopherus flavomarginatus isolate rGopFla2 chromosome 1, rGopFla2.mat.asm, whole genome shotgun sequence genome contains:
- the LOC127057686 gene encoding uncharacterized protein LOC127057686; this encodes MFRDRQKDLVPFFLMEGDLVACNNIDGVMAALNTVPDPDEWRLFVDSSKTSLKAVLLHNGNVLPSIPVGHAVHMKETYDNMKQLLRCINYDQHQWQLCGDLKVVALLLGLQTGYTKYCCFLCEWDSRARDSHYIKKDWPLRQSLEPGRKSVQHPPLVKSRKILLPPLHIKLGLMKNFVKAIDKTQAAFKYLHGKFPRLSEAKIKEGVFVGPQIRELL